GTTAAAGGGGATGGAAAAATCATAGCTGCCCTGCCTTGCCGCCTGAAAGGAAAGATAGGAAAGAAGTTTTCCTTTAATAGATTTAGGGGAGGTATGGAAAATGCGGCGGGAAAGGTTTAAGTTTTTCTGAGCTGAAATAGTCAGCAGATTTCGTATAATTTTGCTGTGATGAGGGCATGTGCTTGAGCAGGTATCTAAAAGCCGCCCAGTATTTAAAAATAAAATAGTAGTTTCCTCAGCCGCCAGAACGCTGACCATCAGCGGTTCCCCTGGAACGCAGGAATAGGTTTCCGCAAAAACCTGACCAGGTCCTACACTGTCTAACACACTTCTATTTCCCCAAAAATCATTATTTTCAATATAAACGCTGCCTGAAATCACCATTCCCATTGATTGAGTTATATCGCCGGCGTGGTAAATCACCTGACCTTTGGAATAATGTCTTTCTTCAGCGGACAGACATTCCAGCATAGACTGAACCTGGTCAGGGGAGGTGCCTCTAAATAAAATTGTTTGAGCTAAAAAATTATAATCCATTTTCTCTCCTTTGTTGTGAAAACAACATACATGTTGTGATGATTGTATTATATTATGTTCAGAAAGTCAAGAATATAAACCACAGGAGGAAAATATATGATTCGTAGAATTATTCATATTGATGAGGAAAAATGTAATGGCTGCGGTCTTTGCGCAGCTGCTTGTCACGAGGGAGCAATAGGAATGGTGGACGGAAAAGCCAGACTGATGAGAGATGATTACTGCGACGGGTTAGGCGATTGTCTTCCTGCCTGTCCTACAGGGGCAATTACATTTGTAGAAAGAGAGGCTGCGACTTACGACGAGGCTGCTGTTATGGAAAATAAAAAGAAAAAAATGCAGACCGAGGGAGCTGTACTCCATGGCGGATGTCCGGGAAGCAGAGCCAGAGAATTAAACAGAAATGACCACAAACCTGTATCTGACCATGGTCATTTTCAGGGAAAAATAGAGTCAGAGCTTCGCCAGTGGCCTGTTCAGATTAAACTGGCTCCTATAAACGCTGCTTATTTTAACGGGGCTAATTTGTTAATTGCCGCAGACTGTACTGCATTTGCCTACGGAAACTTTCATCAGGATTTTATGAGAGGAAAAATTACCTTAATTGGCTGTCCAAAGCTGGACTCTGTAGATTATAGTGAAAAATTAACAGAAATTATCAGGCAGAATGATATTAAAAGCGTGACGGTTCTCCGCATGGAGGTGCCTTGCTGCGGAGGAATTCAAAATGCAGTTGTTACAGCATTAAAAAACAGCGGTAAATTTATTCCATGGCAGGTAGTAACTATTTCTACAGACGGCCGGATTTTAGATTAATAGCAGACAGATATAATTAAAAATAGTTGAGCACGGCGTGGGAAACTATTTGCTACCCAAACGAAGCGATAGCGGAGTTCGGGTTTCCCGTAGTTTTTTATGGAACGAGGGACGAGTGAAATAAAAAAACAGTAACACTCGTGAACTGTTTTTTATGTATCGCACGTAAGTGCCTAAAACACAGGCACTAAGTGCTCATAACAATAAAAAAGGAGATTGGCTCAATGGATCAGAAAATGTTTTGCTTTCAGTGTGAACAGACGGCAGGCTGCAGCGGATGTACAGGAAAGGCAGGAGTGTGCGGAAAATCTGCAGACACTGCAAATCTGCAGGATCAGCTGACAAGCGCCTTAATTGGCCTTGCTAAAGCCACCTATAATAATGTGAAAACAGAAAAAACAGATAAATTGATTTTAGAAGGATTATTTACAACAGTAACAAATGTAAGCTTTAATGACGAAACTTTAAAACTCCTTATTGACCGGATAAATCAGGAAAAGAGGGAAATTGCCCCAGGCTGCGTCAGCTGTCCTTCCCCTTGCGCCAATGGCGATCAGTACAGCATGGACCAGATTTGGAGCGCTGACGAGGATATTCGTTCACTGAAATCCTTAATTCTTTTTGGAATCAGAGGAATGGCCGCATATGCTTATCATGCTATGGTTTTAGGATATACAGATCCAGAAGTAAACCAGTTTTTCTATAAAGCTTTATTTGCTTTAGGGGAAAACTGGGGAATGGATCAGCTTTTGCCTGTTGTTATGGAAACAGGAGCAGTTAATTTAAAATGTATGGAGCTGTTAGATAAGGCGAATACAGAGACATTTGGCACTCCGGCGCCTGTGCAGGTGCCGTTGACTGTAGAAAAAGGCCCGTTTATTGTAATTACAGGCCATGACTTATACGATCTGAAGCTTTTGCTGGAGCAGACAGAGGGAAAAGGCATTAATATTTACACTCACGGGGAGATGCTGCCGGCTCACGCTTATCCGCAGCTGAAAAAATATTCTCATCTGAAAGGAAACTTTGGAACAGCATGGCAGAACCAGCAAAAGGAATTTGCCAATCTTCCGGCGCCTATTTTGTTTACAACCAACTGTCTTATGCCTGTAAAAGAAAGCTATAAGGACAGAGTATTTACAACAGAAGTAGTGTCATATCCGGAACTGGTTCATATCGGGGAAAATAAAGACTTTACTCCGGTTATTGAAAAAGCCCTGGAATTGGGAGGATATAAGCAGGATACAGTATTTACAGGTATTAACGGTGGAAATACAGTAACTACAGGCTTTGGCCACGGAACAGTATTAAGCGTTGCCGGTCAGGTTGTGGAGGCTGTAAAGGCAGGAGCTATCCGCCACTTCTTCCTGGTGGGAGGCTGCGACGGAGCCAGACCAGGAAGAAATTACTATACAGAATTTGTAAAACAGACTCCGGCGGACACGGTGATTTTAACGCTGGCCTGCGGAAAATACAGGTTTAACGACTTGGATTTAGGACAAATAGAAGGACTGCCCAGATTAATGGATATGGGACAGTGCAACGACGCTTACAGCGCCATCAAAGTAGCAATAGCATTGACGGAAGCCTTCCAGTGCGATGTAAATGAGCTGCCTCTGTCTATGGTACTGTCCTGGTATGAGCAGAAGGCAGTGTGCATTTTACTGACTTTACTTCATCTGGGAATTAAAAATATTCGTTTAGGCCCGACCCTGCCGGCCTTTGTTTCTCCTAATGTGTTAAACTTCCTGGTAGAAAACTATGGAATCAGCCCTATTACTACTCCTAAGGAGGATTTAAAGGCAATACTGGGAGAATAATACCCTGGGTTTTTGCTTTATTTTAAGTGTAGTGATATTTGTTTCTTTGTCCTATAAAAAATGAAATAGTGACTGTTAAAGCCATAATTTCAGCCGCTACAACTGCCAGCCATATACCGTTTAATCCTAAAATGGCTGGCAGAATCAGTACGGCGCCGATCTGGAATACCAGGGTTCTTAAAAATGCAATGGCTGCAGATATAAGGCCGTTGTTTAAAGCTGTAAAAAAGGCGGAGCCCCAAATATTAAAGCCGCACATTAAGAAAAAGATGGCGTAAAGGCGGAAACCTTTATATGTCATAGTAAACAGCTCCTGGTCGTAGCCTACAAATATATAAGTAAGAGGCATAGAAAGAATCTCGGCAGACAATGTAAGAATCCCCCCTGATATGCCTATAAGCACAAGACTTTTTTTAAACAGGCTTTTCAGCTCCTTGTGGTTTCCAGCTCCATAGTGGTAGCTGATTACAGGGCCGCTGCCCAGGGAATATCCAATGAAAATAGCTGCAAAAACAAAGTTGGCGTACATAATAACCCCGTAGGCGGCTATGCCGTTTTCACCTGCTATTTTTATCAGCTGGTAGTTGTATAAAACATTTACCAGAGAAGAAGAAATATTCGTCATTAGCTCAGAAGAGCCGTTAAAGCAGGTCTGGAGAAATACGCGGTGATTATATTTGGTTTTTGTAAATTGAAGAAGGCTTTTATTTTTCCTGGAAAAATAAATAACAGGAATCAGCCCTCCAGCCATTTGTCCCATTGCCGTAGCAATGGCGGCCCCGGCGATGCCCCAGTGAAATACTGCGATAAACAAGTAGTCAAACACAATGTTGGTGACTCCTGAAAGCACAGATATTTTCAGGCTGAGATCCGGTTTTTCCGCTGCAATAAAAAAGCTTTGGAATATATTCTGAAGAATGAAAAAGGTTTGAGCGGAAATTAAAATACGTCCGTAAATCACGCAGTAATCTACTAAATTTCCCTCAGCTCCTAAAGCCACA
The window above is part of the Lachnoclostridium edouardi genome. Proteins encoded here:
- a CDS encoding Crp/Fnr family transcriptional regulator, with protein sequence MDYNFLAQTILFRGTSPDQVQSMLECLSAEERHYSKGQVIYHAGDITQSMGMVISGSVYIENNDFWGNRSVLDSVGPGQVFAETYSCVPGEPLMVSVLAAEETTILFLNTGRLLDTCSSTCPHHSKIIRNLLTISAQKNLNLSRRIFHTSPKSIKGKLLSYLSFQAARQGSYDFSIPFNRQQLADYLGVDRSALSNEISKMQKEGLLKTNRNRFLLIEDPYKVE
- a CDS encoding 4Fe-4S dicluster domain-containing protein, giving the protein MIRRIIHIDEEKCNGCGLCAAACHEGAIGMVDGKARLMRDDYCDGLGDCLPACPTGAITFVEREAATYDEAAVMENKKKKMQTEGAVLHGGCPGSRARELNRNDHKPVSDHGHFQGKIESELRQWPVQIKLAPINAAYFNGANLLIAADCTAFAYGNFHQDFMRGKITLIGCPKLDSVDYSEKLTEIIRQNDIKSVTVLRMEVPCCGGIQNAVVTALKNSGKFIPWQVVTISTDGRILD
- the hcp gene encoding hydroxylamine reductase, coding for MDQKMFCFQCEQTAGCSGCTGKAGVCGKSADTANLQDQLTSALIGLAKATYNNVKTEKTDKLILEGLFTTVTNVSFNDETLKLLIDRINQEKREIAPGCVSCPSPCANGDQYSMDQIWSADEDIRSLKSLILFGIRGMAAYAYHAMVLGYTDPEVNQFFYKALFALGENWGMDQLLPVVMETGAVNLKCMELLDKANTETFGTPAPVQVPLTVEKGPFIVITGHDLYDLKLLLEQTEGKGINIYTHGEMLPAHAYPQLKKYSHLKGNFGTAWQNQQKEFANLPAPILFTTNCLMPVKESYKDRVFTTEVVSYPELVHIGENKDFTPVIEKALELGGYKQDTVFTGINGGNTVTTGFGHGTVLSVAGQVVEAVKAGAIRHFFLVGGCDGARPGRNYYTEFVKQTPADTVILTLACGKYRFNDLDLGQIEGLPRLMDMGQCNDAYSAIKVAIALTEAFQCDVNELPLSMVLSWYEQKAVCILLTLLHLGIKNIRLGPTLPAFVSPNVLNFLVENYGISPITTPKEDLKAILGE
- a CDS encoding MATE family efflux transporter; the protein is MRIQLSDHFTYRRLLRFVLPSVIMMICTSLYSIVDGFFVSNYAGTTPFAAVNLTMPLLMGMGTVGFMIGTGGSAIVAKTLGEGKKHLANQYFTMLIYVAVIISLILTVIGLIFIRPISVALGAEGNLVDYCVIYGRILISAQTFFILQNIFQSFFIAAEKPDLSLKISVLSGVTNIVFDYLFIAVFHWGIAGAAIATAMGQMAGGLIPVIYFSRKNKSLLQFTKTKYNHRVFLQTCFNGSSELMTNISSSLVNVLYNYQLIKIAGENGIAAYGVIMYANFVFAAIFIGYSLGSGPVISYHYGAGNHKELKSLFKKSLVLIGISGGILTLSAEILSMPLTYIFVGYDQELFTMTYKGFRLYAIFFLMCGFNIWGSAFFTALNNGLISAAIAFLRTLVFQIGAVLILPAILGLNGIWLAVVAAEIMALTVTISFFIGQRNKYHYT